From the genome of Deinococcus apachensis DSM 19763, one region includes:
- a CDS encoding carboxypeptidase M32, which produces MSMEELRRRLAQVSDLEAAAGLMSWDQETQMPEEAARVRGLQMATLEGLAHELFTDARTAKLLEAAGDGQDETEASILRVTRRDHAKATRLPTEFVEEAARARNEAHHAWLDARGHSRFATFAPHLEKMLDLARRQADLLGYEEHPYDALLDEYEPGMRASQVEPVFADLRDRTLPLLRRIVAAGDAADYSVLTRPFGREAQKAFAWRVAGEAFGLKREFARQDESAHPFQTNFSRSDLRITTRVEDYWPACLFGTWHETGHAMYERGVSERWERTPVSAGASLGVHESQSRMFENLLGRSRPFWERYFPQLAEVAPEVTAGLDPQTLYRAINRVNPSLIRVEADEVTYNFHVMLRFELELALLEGRLRVDELPEAWNAKMGEYLGLTPPDDARGVLQDIHWSAGLIGYFPTYTLGNLLSVQLLEAARRDPAVAAGVESAEYGPLLAWLVKNVHQHGRSLLPAELTERATGRPLTADPYVRYLHEKYEGIYGLKAEV; this is translated from the coding sequence ATGAGCATGGAAGAACTGAGACGCCGCCTCGCGCAGGTGAGCGACCTGGAGGCGGCCGCCGGGCTGATGTCCTGGGACCAGGAGACGCAGATGCCGGAGGAGGCCGCCCGGGTGCGCGGTCTCCAGATGGCGACGCTGGAAGGGCTGGCGCACGAGCTGTTCACGGACGCGCGTACGGCCAAGTTGCTGGAAGCGGCGGGCGATGGGCAGGACGAGACCGAAGCCTCGATCCTGCGTGTCACGCGCCGCGACCACGCGAAAGCCACCCGGCTCCCGACCGAGTTCGTGGAGGAGGCCGCCCGCGCCCGCAACGAGGCGCATCACGCCTGGCTGGACGCGCGGGGGCACAGCCGCTTTGCCACCTTCGCGCCCCACCTGGAAAAGATGCTGGACCTCGCGCGGCGGCAGGCCGACCTGCTGGGCTACGAGGAGCATCCCTACGACGCGCTGCTCGACGAGTACGAGCCTGGAATGCGCGCCTCGCAGGTGGAGCCGGTGTTCGCCGACCTGCGGGACCGCACGCTGCCGCTGCTGCGGCGCATCGTGGCGGCGGGGGACGCGGCGGATTACAGTGTGCTGACCCGGCCCTTTGGGCGTGAGGCGCAGAAGGCCTTCGCGTGGCGGGTGGCGGGCGAGGCCTTCGGCCTGAAGCGGGAGTTCGCCCGGCAGGACGAGAGCGCGCACCCCTTCCAGACCAACTTCAGCCGCAGCGACCTGCGGATCACCACCCGGGTGGAGGACTACTGGCCCGCCTGCCTCTTCGGCACCTGGCACGAGACCGGGCATGCCATGTACGAGCGCGGTGTCTCGGAACGCTGGGAGCGCACCCCTGTGTCCGCCGGGGCTAGCCTGGGCGTCCACGAGAGCCAGTCGCGGATGTTCGAGAACTTGCTCGGCCGCTCGCGGCCCTTCTGGGAGCGGTATTTCCCGCAGCTCGCCGAGGTCGCGCCGGAGGTTACAGCGGGGCTGGACCCACAGACCCTCTACCGCGCCATCAACCGCGTGAACCCCAGCCTGATCCGGGTGGAGGCCGACGAGGTCACCTACAACTTCCACGTCATGCTGCGCTTCGAGCTGGAACTCGCCCTGCTGGAGGGCCGCTTGCGGGTGGACGAGCTGCCGGAGGCGTGGAACGCGAAGATGGGAGAGTACCTGGGGTTGACGCCTCCCGACGACGCGCGGGGCGTGTTGCAGGACATCCACTGGTCGGCGGGCCTGATCGGCTACTTCCCGACCTACACCCTGGGGAACCTGCTGAGCGTCCAACTGCTGGAGGCGGCGAGGCGGGACCCGGCTGTCGCGGCGGGCGTCGAGAGCGCCGAGTATGGTCCCCTGCTCGCCTGGCTGGTCAAGAACGTTCACCAGCACGGCCGCAGCCTGCTGCCCGCCGAACTCACCGAGCGGGCAACCGGGCGGCCCCTCACCGCCGACCCCTATGTGAGGTACCTGCACGAGAAGTACGAGGGCATCTACGGGCTGAAGGCGGAGGTGTAA
- a CDS encoding helix-turn-helix domain-containing protein, whose protein sequence is MKLHERLRELRSERGLRLKDVAETAGISVPYLSDLERGRTNPSLETLQTLAGAYTITVHDLLEGVEFYGDSTEGALPKGLADLVADPTLGGQLTPDWVRTLSRIELRGKRPRDKQDWYEIYLHLKRILG, encoded by the coding sequence ATGAAACTGCACGAAAGACTCCGCGAACTACGCAGCGAACGCGGGCTGCGGCTCAAGGACGTGGCAGAGACTGCCGGGATCAGCGTTCCTTATCTCAGCGACCTGGAACGCGGGCGCACCAACCCCAGCCTGGAAACCCTCCAGACGCTGGCGGGCGCCTACACGATCACCGTTCACGACCTGCTGGAGGGCGTCGAGTTCTACGGCGACTCCACCGAGGGGGCGCTCCCCAAGGGCCTCGCCGACCTCGTCGCCGACCCCACGCTGGGCGGCCAGCTCACGCCCGACTGGGTCCGCACCCTGTCCCGCATCGAACTGCGCGGCAAGCGCCCGCGCGACAAGCAGGACTGGTATGAGATCTACCTGCATCTCAAGCGCATCCTGGGTTGA
- a CDS encoding polymer-forming cytoskeletal protein: MGVTEREAWLDLLHREADGDLTPAEQARLAALAHDPEFAELRRRLTRATASLNALPLPALPRSLAAEVASEVVWQAALGGTAPSPLPTSVAPQVAAEVGLDRRLALASSPILPRSVAANVARDVRASAGLTRTLPPLPTSLAHSVAARIAREGTGSELRPTPAPPAHNPAPLLLVSGLLVGLTLLGVTSAWPNLAAGATVLQTLIAQVSPLAGVGLLLLLAVSALVMWRPTPAVQRFGAGAFVLAAVLTLPPLYQAFGRSGVTVGHDVTVHGAVTGNVIAVGGNVTLAPDARVGGEVITLFGDVRREAGASVAGRVNALLGRAPGDSTALQTAPPPGLSVATATAFRPLLGWLGGAAWSRVFLVLTGGMLLLLFVTGAAPLLARRQRHAPVRTLALGVLALAVLIGPALGLALTGLLVPALLATAFALLLVATGLSVSAYDAGRALAFRLRLPLPDVLGALLGLSAVAASLALPPLALTFALVGGAWGAGTLLLTRSEWESRGIVR; this comes from the coding sequence ATGGGCGTGACCGAGCGTGAGGCCTGGCTGGACCTGCTGCACCGCGAGGCAGACGGGGACCTCACCCCTGCCGAGCAGGCGCGGCTGGCGGCACTCGCCCACGATCCCGAATTCGCGGAGCTGAGGCGGCGGCTCACCCGGGCCACCGCCTCCCTGAACGCCCTCCCCCTGCCCGCCTTGCCCCGCAGCCTCGCCGCCGAGGTCGCCTCGGAGGTCGTGTGGCAAGCGGCCCTGGGAGGCACGGCTCCTTCCCCACTGCCCACCTCGGTCGCCCCGCAGGTCGCCGCGGAGGTGGGGCTGGACCGTCGCCTGGCCCTGGCGTCCTCTCCCATCCTGCCCCGCAGTGTTGCGGCGAACGTGGCCAGGGACGTGCGGGCCTCGGCGGGGCTCACTCGCACCCTTCCCCCCCTGCCGACCTCGCTGGCCCACTCGGTGGCCGCCCGCATTGCGCGGGAGGGAACGGGGAGCGAGCTTCGGCCCACCCCGGCACCCCCGGCGCACAACCCCGCTCCCCTGCTGCTCGTCTCGGGGCTGCTCGTGGGCCTGACGCTGCTGGGGGTCACGAGCGCGTGGCCCAACCTGGCGGCGGGCGCGACCGTGCTGCAAACGCTGATCGCGCAGGTGTCGCCGCTCGCGGGGGTCGGGCTGCTGCTGCTGCTCGCCGTGAGCGCCCTGGTGATGTGGCGCCCCACCCCCGCCGTGCAGCGCTTCGGTGCGGGTGCCTTCGTGCTCGCCGCCGTGCTCACCCTGCCGCCGCTCTACCAGGCGTTCGGGCGCAGCGGCGTGACAGTCGGTCATGACGTCACGGTCCACGGCGCCGTGACCGGGAACGTGATCGCCGTCGGGGGGAACGTGACCCTCGCCCCGGACGCAAGGGTGGGAGGTGAGGTCATCACGCTGTTCGGGGATGTGCGGCGCGAGGCAGGCGCGAGCGTGGCGGGCCGGGTCAACGCCCTGCTGGGCCGCGCGCCCGGGGACTCGACGGCCCTCCAGACCGCGCCCCCCCCGGGTCTGAGCGTCGCCACCGCCACCGCCTTCCGGCCGCTGCTGGGGTGGTTGGGTGGGGCGGCCTGGAGCCGGGTGTTCCTGGTGCTCACGGGCGGGATGCTCCTGCTGCTGTTCGTGACGGGCGCGGCACCGCTCCTCGCCCGGCGGCAGCGGCACGCGCCTGTGCGGACGCTCGCGCTGGGGGTGCTGGCCCTGGCCGTGCTGATCGGCCCGGCGCTGGGGCTGGCGCTCACCGGGCTGCTGGTGCCCGCGCTCCTCGCCACGGCCTTCGCCCTGCTGCTGGTGGCGACCGGCTTGAGTGTGAGCGCCTACGACGCGGGCCGCGCCCTCGCCTTCCGCCTGCGCCTACCCCTCCCGGACGTGCTGGGCGCACTGCTGGGCCTGAGTGCCGTCGCGGCCAGCCTCGCCCTGCCGCCCCTGGCCCTCACGTTCGCGCTCGTGGGCGGCGCCTGGGGAGCGGGCACCCTCCTCCTGACCCGCTCGGAGTGGGAAAGTCGGGGAATCGTGAGATAG